The following proteins are encoded in a genomic region of Terriglobia bacterium:
- the dapF gene encoding diaminopimelate epimerase: MSNRSITFTKFHGLGNDFIVTKSSNVAGGPATLALAICERHTGVGADGLLLLQKSRSARNHARVRFFNADGSEAEMSGNGIRCAGAFLVRENRRLRTLRVETASGVKTLELLSTVAQMKQGKWRFRVNMGRPILDAEKIPFLAGKHPSPVIGYPIRVTYGVLAATVTSMGNPHCSLFVEDFSSVPWEDVGREIERSALFPNRTNVEFIRVLSKTEIEVRYWERGVGKTMSSGTGSCGAVVACILNGFTRRSVKVRTLAGALEVEWPEDKEVLLSGPAELIADGVYYPAG; encoded by the coding sequence ATGTCCAACAGATCAATCACTTTCACAAAATTCCATGGCCTCGGCAATGACTTCATCGTCACGAAGAGTTCCAACGTTGCCGGAGGTCCAGCCACGCTCGCCCTGGCCATCTGTGAGAGGCATACCGGAGTCGGTGCGGACGGGCTTCTCCTGCTGCAGAAGTCCCGGAGCGCACGCAATCATGCTCGCGTGCGCTTTTTTAATGCCGATGGCAGCGAGGCCGAGATGTCGGGCAACGGCATCCGCTGCGCCGGGGCTTTCCTGGTCCGTGAAAACCGCAGGCTGCGCACCCTTCGAGTGGAAACGGCGTCCGGAGTGAAGACACTGGAACTCCTGTCGACCGTTGCACAGATGAAGCAGGGGAAGTGGAGGTTCCGCGTCAACATGGGCAGGCCCATCCTGGATGCGGAGAAAATTCCGTTTCTTGCTGGAAAGCATCCCTCGCCAGTGATCGGTTACCCGATCCGCGTAACTTACGGAGTTCTGGCGGCAACCGTTACATCCATGGGGAACCCGCACTGCTCGCTTTTCGTAGAGGACTTTTCGAGTGTCCCCTGGGAGGATGTCGGCCGTGAAATTGAGCGAAGCGCGTTGTTCCCGAACAGAACCAATGTGGAATTTATCCGTGTCCTATCAAAAACGGAGATCGAAGTCCGCTACTGGGAGCGCGGGGTGGGGAAAACCATGTCGTCCGGTACCGGTTCCTGCGGGGCCGTAGTGGCATGCATCTTGAACGGTTTCACGCGGCGGTCGGTTAAGGTCCGTACGCTGGCGGGCGCTCTGGAAGTCGAATGGCCCGAGGACAAGGAAGTCCTCCTTTCCGGGCCCGCAGAACTGATAGCCGACGGAGTCTATTATCCGGCAGGGTAG
- a CDS encoding PDZ domain-containing protein, which translates to MRKPFNTVIALLRCSQAVPCLVTVLCLLVAGSAVARTQDTSIRYLLDLRKPASHLVDVTMNVPDAAAETEFQVPAWNNLYQIRDFVRDVQNVEAQCQGRPAQLRRVDINTWASVGGCADLEIHYEVYANQEGVFSAILDSRHAFLNFALLLFYLPNERQRPVRVKFLLPDGWKLVTMLDDGLSPGEYQAPNYDRLVDSPAEAGKFQEYDYVQAGAEYRITIDGEQDLYSPQRLLEVLKKITSKETALMQDVPFKRYTFMFFFPEKGEGGMEHCDGTAISIPADRMRTGLDTLEVIAAHEFFHLWNVKRIRPQGLEPIDYIHGNDTSDLWFSEGVTSTYAQLVLLRSGLIDSKQFYAHLAEGVRQLKSRPARNLQSAEESGREAWLEKYPDYSRPERSISYYNKGELLGYLLDLGIRHASDNRFSLDDVMRQLNRDFAARGRFFSDADLENIIAQLAPAFPVQEFFRTNINGTGDLDYGKYLGYAGLALKIETQEVPDLGFDSLQAFEGPIQVEAVVPDSSAEKAGLRAGDVLLTMNGVELPVTPDRELIYFKPGQNVVFTVRRGAKVLDIAFVLGSKNALVYHIEEMPNATQSQLAVRRGWLKGELRKGAAAVN; encoded by the coding sequence ATGAGAAAACCGTTCAATACAGTTATTGCGCTGTTGCGATGCTCCCAAGCGGTCCCTTGCCTTGTCACCGTGCTGTGCCTGCTCGTTGCCGGCTCTGCGGTTGCACGGACGCAGGATACCTCCATCCGGTACCTGCTGGACTTGCGAAAGCCGGCCTCGCATCTGGTGGATGTCACCATGAATGTGCCGGACGCCGCCGCGGAAACGGAATTCCAGGTTCCCGCCTGGAACAATCTTTACCAGATTCGTGACTTCGTTCGCGACGTGCAGAATGTTGAAGCGCAGTGCCAGGGGCGGCCGGCGCAACTGCGTCGCGTGGACATCAATACGTGGGCAAGCGTCGGAGGATGCGCCGATTTGGAAATCCATTACGAGGTCTATGCCAACCAGGAGGGCGTTTTCTCCGCGATCCTCGACAGCCGCCACGCTTTTCTGAACTTTGCTCTACTGCTCTTTTATCTGCCGAATGAGCGTCAGCGTCCCGTGCGGGTTAAATTCCTGCTGCCGGACGGCTGGAAGTTGGTCACGATGCTGGATGACGGTCTGTCACCCGGCGAGTACCAGGCGCCCAACTATGACCGGCTGGTGGATAGCCCGGCCGAGGCAGGGAAGTTCCAGGAATACGACTATGTCCAGGCGGGCGCGGAGTATCGCATTACCATTGACGGCGAGCAGGACCTCTATTCGCCTCAGCGCCTGCTGGAGGTGCTCAAGAAAATCACCTCCAAAGAAACAGCCCTGATGCAGGATGTCCCGTTCAAGCGCTATACCTTTATGTTCTTCTTCCCGGAGAAGGGTGAGGGTGGTATGGAACACTGCGACGGCACGGCCATCAGTATTCCCGCCGACCGGATGCGTACTGGCCTTGATACGCTCGAAGTTATTGCCGCACACGAGTTTTTTCACCTCTGGAACGTAAAGCGCATTCGTCCACAGGGGCTCGAACCTATCGACTACATCCACGGGAATGACACCAGCGACCTCTGGTTTTCTGAAGGAGTCACGAGCACTTACGCGCAGCTAGTGTTGCTTCGTTCAGGTTTGATCGATAGCAAACAATTTTATGCCCACCTGGCTGAGGGGGTCCGTCAACTCAAGTCGAGACCGGCGAGGAATTTGCAGAGTGCCGAAGAATCCGGGCGGGAAGCCTGGCTTGAGAAATATCCCGACTACTCACGGCCGGAAAGAAGCATCTCTTATTACAACAAGGGCGAATTGCTGGGCTATCTGCTCGACCTTGGCATTCGCCATGCGAGCGATAACCGTTTCAGTCTGGATGACGTGATGAGACAATTGAATCGCGACTTTGCCGCGCGAGGCCGCTTCTTCAGTGATGCCGATCTCGAGAACATCATCGCTCAGCTTGCGCCTGCTTTCCCGGTCCAGGAATTTTTCCGCACGAACATTAACGGCACCGGCGACCTCGATTATGGAAAATATCTTGGTTATGCCGGGCTGGCCCTCAAGATCGAAACCCAGGAGGTTCCTGACCTCGGATTTGATTCACTCCAGGCCTTTGAAGGTCCTATTCAAGTTGAGGCAGTTGTTCCGGACAGCAGTGCGGAGAAGGCGGGGCTTCGCGCTGGCGATGTGCTCTTGACGATGAACGGCGTTGAACTGCCCGTCACACCAGATCGCGAACTGATTTATTTCAAGCCGGGCCAGAACGTCGTATTCACCGTGCGACGGGGGGCGAAAGTTCTGGACATCGCGTTTGTGCTGGGGTCGAAGAATGCGCTGGTTTATCACATTGAAGAGATGCCCAATGCCACCCAGTCCCAACTCGCCGTACGCCGAGGCTGGTTGAAAGGTGAATTGAGGAAGGGCGCAGCCGCCGTAAACTGA
- a CDS encoding amino acid permease, translated as MLFLRFVRHRNESNWKSGFLMPPSLKRELTTFSAMALVVANMIGTGIFTTTGFLAADLGRGSLVLGVWIVGGIVAVAGCLVYSELSVNLPRSGGEYVYLREAWGPVWGFVSGWVSFFAGFSAPIAAGGLAFAAYLSFFFPSLSPSSSDSFLHSGVAWIHLGNGQLLAVVVVAAFALVNILGLHLAAGLQNTLTLLKIGVLSAFLALAFMIGHGNWRHFELPAVRASSHDLALQFAVSLTFVMFAYSGWNAATYVAEEIRDPERSLPMALVGGTLLVIVFYLACNVAFIYALPLKRLKGVLPVGSEAAQALFAGRGGAIFSGMMAAALLSCISAMVIVGPRVYYAMARDGCFFRSAARVHPRFQAPVVAVLFQALATVAMIVTGTFEALIYYIGFMLVLLSALATAGIFRLRRRADWRKLPAVDCFFPLVPVVFLVASCGMLISTVRLRPTESFLGLLTVCFGAGLYWWTSLGNRNRRRV; from the coding sequence TTGCTCTTTCTCCGCTTCGTCCGTCATCGGAACGAATCGAACTGGAAATCGGGTTTTCTGATGCCGCCTTCGCTCAAACGAGAGTTGACCACGTTCAGTGCCATGGCTCTTGTAGTGGCGAACATGATCGGCACTGGCATTTTTACTACCACGGGATTTCTTGCCGCGGACCTCGGGCGCGGTTCGCTGGTGCTCGGCGTATGGATTGTGGGCGGCATTGTGGCCGTGGCGGGTTGTCTGGTTTACAGCGAATTGAGCGTCAACCTGCCGCGGTCCGGCGGCGAATACGTCTACCTGCGAGAAGCCTGGGGGCCGGTGTGGGGATTTGTGAGCGGATGGGTCTCCTTTTTCGCGGGCTTTTCGGCTCCCATTGCCGCAGGCGGTCTGGCCTTTGCGGCATACCTCAGCTTTTTCTTTCCTTCGCTGTCCCCGTCCTCTTCCGATTCATTCCTTCATTCGGGAGTCGCATGGATTCATCTGGGCAACGGCCAACTCCTGGCGGTCGTCGTCGTCGCCGCTTTTGCCTTGGTCAACATTTTGGGGCTGCATCTGGCCGCCGGCCTGCAAAATACGCTGACCTTGCTGAAGATCGGAGTGCTGAGCGCCTTCCTGGCCCTTGCTTTTATGATCGGCCACGGCAACTGGCGCCATTTTGAGTTGCCAGCCGTGAGGGCTTCTTCCCATGATCTTGCGCTGCAGTTTGCCGTTTCCCTCACCTTCGTGATGTTCGCGTATAGCGGCTGGAATGCCGCAACTTACGTGGCAGAAGAAATTCGGGACCCCGAGCGTTCGCTGCCGATGGCCCTTGTTGGGGGAACGCTGCTGGTGATCGTGTTCTATCTGGCGTGTAACGTAGCGTTTATTTATGCGCTCCCGCTCAAAAGACTGAAAGGCGTTCTGCCGGTCGGTTCGGAGGCAGCGCAGGCGCTCTTTGCAGGACGCGGCGGCGCGATATTCAGCGGCATGATGGCGGCGGCTCTGCTTTCATGCATCAGCGCCATGGTGATTGTGGGACCGCGGGTTTACTACGCGATGGCCAGGGACGGCTGTTTTTTTCGCTCGGCCGCGCGGGTCCACCCGCGATTCCAGGCGCCGGTAGTTGCAGTGTTATTCCAGGCGCTGGCAACGGTAGCCATGATCGTTACAGGGACGTTCGAGGCGCTGATTTACTACATCGGATTCATGCTGGTTCTTTTGTCGGCGCTGGCGACGGCCGGAATCTTTCGATTGAGGAGGCGCGCGGACTGGCGGAAACTTCCTGCGGTGGACTGTTTCTTTCCTCTCGTGCCGGTGGTGTTCCTGGTGGCCAGTTGCGGCATGTTGATATCTACTGTCCGGCTTCGCCCCACGGAATCATTCCTCGGGTTGCTGACCGTTTGCTTCGGGGCCGGCCTCTACTGGTGGACTTCCCTTGGAAACCGGAATCGGCGTAGAGTATAA
- a CDS encoding glycosyltransferase family 39 protein has translation MSNRPDADSTPLQPNPILPVGAAISVWAVVLTVAFGSLHFFYTRGLTQLYGDTLAHMAGARRLFDSMTPGRAEIGNVWLPMFHFLAAPLAINDHLWRTGLAGSLVATMAFAISAWFLFRLSLEMNRSIAAGLVTLGAFLLCPSMFYLASTPMTEPLSILWVVLAVYALFRYQTSGLARWLAVSGVAAFFGTLTRYSVWYLLPFAALFVLLVRKDAWRVRLRRAVLFSVIAGAGPALWMLHDAVTAGNPIEFYNGPDSAQAIYAHQVATTAFRYPTDGSMLISARYYVEDLRLILGPWLLVLAALGLMLWVLERRYRKRRAACLLLLVLLPFYVQAMAGAAVPLYVPAYFPHSYYNLRYGIEMLPGIALLASFVISPTVTRSLRRGILAVCLAILGAQSAWMLAGGARNLPMVTEGILNSPCKTEPDQTLIAFFRSHYDGKRILMQSGEWPCLAPTLDIHYRNILSGNNRRYWRKLPDGAGKFVEWIVSGENDPVDVLMRAYPEAFKDFVPVYRRNFPEQQSITIYRRKSGSFTAERNSS, from the coding sequence ATGTCTAACCGGCCTGACGCCGATTCCACACCGCTTCAGCCCAATCCAATCCTTCCTGTCGGAGCGGCCATTTCCGTCTGGGCAGTGGTTCTCACGGTGGCCTTCGGCAGTCTGCATTTCTTTTATACCCGCGGGCTGACCCAGCTTTACGGTGACACCCTGGCGCACATGGCTGGGGCCCGGCGCCTCTTTGACTCGATGACGCCTGGCCGTGCGGAGATTGGGAACGTCTGGCTGCCCATGTTCCATTTTTTGGCGGCGCCGCTGGCCATCAATGACCACCTTTGGCGGACGGGTTTGGCTGGCAGCCTGGTTGCCACGATGGCTTTTGCCATCAGCGCATGGTTTCTTTTTCGGCTGTCACTGGAAATGAACCGAAGCATTGCCGCGGGCCTTGTCACCCTGGGCGCTTTCCTGCTTTGTCCCAGCATGTTTTACCTCGCAAGCACTCCCATGACGGAACCTCTTTCCATCTTGTGGGTCGTTCTTGCCGTTTATGCTCTGTTCCGTTACCAGACGAGCGGACTGGCACGCTGGCTGGCAGTCTCTGGGGTTGCAGCCTTCTTTGGCACGTTGACTCGCTACTCAGTGTGGTATCTCCTGCCTTTCGCGGCGCTCTTTGTTCTGCTGGTCAGAAAAGATGCTTGGAGGGTCCGCTTGCGTCGAGCCGTGTTGTTTTCCGTGATCGCGGGCGCCGGGCCGGCCCTTTGGATGCTCCACGACGCGGTCACGGCAGGCAATCCAATCGAATTTTACAACGGGCCGGACTCTGCGCAGGCCATTTATGCCCACCAGGTTGCCACCACGGCATTTCGCTATCCCACGGACGGCAGCATGCTGATATCGGCCCGCTATTATGTAGAAGATCTGAGGCTTATTCTGGGCCCCTGGCTGCTGGTGCTCGCCGCGCTTGGCCTTATGCTGTGGGTGCTCGAGCGCCGGTATCGCAAACGGCGAGCGGCGTGTCTCCTCTTGCTCGTGCTGCTGCCTTTTTATGTTCAGGCGATGGCGGGCGCTGCCGTACCGCTGTACGTCCCCGCTTATTTCCCCCATTCGTATTACAATCTCCGGTACGGAATTGAAATGCTCCCGGGAATTGCGCTCCTGGCTTCGTTCGTCATTTCGCCTACTGTGACACGGAGCCTTAGGAGGGGTATTCTGGCCGTATGCCTCGCCATACTTGGCGCGCAGAGCGCCTGGATGCTGGCCGGGGGAGCGCGCAATCTGCCGATGGTTACAGAGGGTATTCTCAACTCGCCGTGCAAAACCGAACCTGACCAGACCCTGATCGCATTCTTCAGGAGCCATTACGACGGCAAGAGAATCCTGATGCAATCCGGCGAATGGCCGTGCTTAGCTCCCACCCTGGACATTCACTATCGGAACATCCTGAGCGGAAATAATCGCAGGTATTGGCGGAAGCTCCCGGACGGGGCGGGGAAATTTGTGGAATGGATTGTGAGCGGCGAAAACGACCCAGTTGACGTCCTCATGCGCGCATATCCGGAAGCGTTTAAGGACTTCGTTCCGGTGTATCGAAGAAATTTTCCGGAACAGCAAAGCATCACAATTTACCGGCGCAAGAGCGGGTCATTCACCGCTGAACGTAATAGTTCCTAA